The following are from one region of the Harpia harpyja isolate bHarHar1 chromosome 4, bHarHar1 primary haplotype, whole genome shotgun sequence genome:
- the MSANTD2 gene encoding myb/SANT-like DNA-binding domain-containing protein 2 isoform X3, translating to MSSLISIKSLRRTLRRCYSRVKEHGVGKRKSSYTFEQLEQVFGQGGWDSQPCQPVLINSSGLYQELESDGSTMEEYSQEDWGNHSQDLHCYQTGEQELDEMPTTKRTLKIKQESSEDTQKRDVMQNIMQILESVQLKWELFQSWTDFSRLHLSNKLAIFGIGYNTRWKEDIRYHYAEISSQVPLGKRLREYFNSEKPEGRVIMTRVQKMNWKNVYYKFLEITISEARCLELHMEIDWIPIAHSKPTGGNIVQYLLPGGIPKSPGLYAIGYEECHEKPPSPLAEHRGPDPGNETQGELEVPSPQASLRVDMESARIIYCYLGIAEVRTLQQCLFLHFQANTKTFSKDWVGINAFLSQNCVVEPGVSPKSIYIKFVEVERDFLSAGSLVECLEKAIGYPLKFNN from the exons ATGTCTAGCCTGATTAGCATCAAATCTCTGAGAAGG ACCCTTCGCAGGTGCTACAGCCGCGTGAAGGAGCACGGTGttgggaagaggaaaagcagctaCACATTTGAACAGCTGGAGCAGGTGTTTGGGCAGGGAGGATGGgactcccagccctgccagcccgtCCTCATCAACAGCAGCGGCTTGTATCAGGAGCTGGAGTCAGACGGCAGCACGATGGAGGAGTATTCGCAGGAGGACTGGGGAAACCACAGTCAGGATCTTCATTGCTACCAGACCGGCGAACAGGAATTGG ATGAAATGCCTACCACAAAAAGAACATTAAAGATAAAACAGGAATCTTCAGAAGACACGCA GAAGCGTGACGTCATGCAGAATATTATGCAAATCTTGGAGTCGGTCCAGTTGAAGTGGGAGCTGTTTCAGAGCTGGACGGACTTCTCCAGGCTACATCTTTCTAACAAACTGGCCATTTTTGGCATCGGTTACAACACCCGCTGGAAGGAGGATATTCGTTACCACTACGCGGAGATCAGCTCGCAGGTACCCCTCGGCAAGCGGCTCCGGGAATATTTCAACTCGGAAAAACCGGAGGGTCGGGTTATCATGACCAGAGTGCAGAAAATGAACTGGAAAAACGTTTATTACAAATTCCTGGAGATCACCATCAGCGAAGCCAGATGCCTCGAGCTGCACATGGAGATCGACTGGATACCCATCGCTCACTCCAAACCCACCGGAGGAAACATCGTTCAGTATTTATTACCGGGAGGGATCCCCAAAAGCCCCGGCTTGTACGCCATCGGTTACGAAGAGTGCCACGAGAAACCCCCCTCCCCTCTTGCCGAGCACAGGGGGCCCGATCCTGGCAATGAGACTCAAGGGGAGCTGGAGGTCCCTTCACCGCAAGCCTCCCTCCGGGTGGATATGGAATCCGCCCGGATTATCTACTGTTACCTCGGCATTGCCGAGGTCCGGACTCTCCAGCAGTGCCTGTTTTTACACTTTCAGGCAAACACCAAAACCTTCAGCAAAGATTGGGTCGGGATCAACGCCTTTTTATCTCAGAACTGTGTCGTAGAGCCCGGCGTGTCGCCCAAATCC